A single Vallitalea longa DNA region contains:
- a CDS encoding nucleoid-associated protein has translation MYSIEEIDILDMIVHILDTNISVPVISMDEMESNYEIKEFFANHIIKTLNDDNLKDCEFNTDYNMVYTYIKEFANSEDKFVEMSINIANQLFSIMSSNLDIPSGDLAFINFKCRNQKYLALLKMNYTNSFIHYTEVENESNINSIIRHRTTLPNMGQKINEAVIINLSDLHLKVLEKKYEIDGNKEYYLSLHLLKCTTNLSSKQQYNIVKKATDSITKKYFDENVEKKMDIKQELYNNIEETGEIDLNKFADDAFKNNIEVKKEFIENLSKKGLEEPVVKLSEKTITRSFEKQKIKTDNGIELKIPMELYNDPDNVEFVTNPDGKISILIKNVNKIIQ, from the coding sequence ATGTATAGTATAGAAGAAATAGATATTTTAGATATGATAGTACATATACTTGATACTAACATAAGTGTACCAGTCATATCCATGGATGAAATGGAAAGTAACTATGAAATAAAAGAATTCTTTGCTAATCATATCATAAAAACACTAAACGATGACAATTTAAAGGACTGCGAATTCAATACAGATTATAATATGGTATATACATACATTAAAGAATTTGCCAACTCAGAAGATAAATTTGTTGAAATGTCAATAAATATCGCTAACCAATTATTCTCAATAATGTCCTCTAATTTAGATATTCCGTCAGGAGATTTAGCCTTTATTAATTTCAAGTGCAGAAATCAAAAGTATTTAGCATTATTGAAAATGAATTATACCAATTCATTTATCCACTATACAGAAGTAGAAAATGAATCTAACATCAATAGTATTATCAGACATAGGACTACCCTTCCTAATATGGGGCAAAAAATAAACGAAGCTGTTATTATTAATCTGTCTGATTTACACCTTAAAGTATTAGAGAAAAAATACGAGATAGACGGTAATAAAGAATATTATCTATCTTTGCACTTATTAAAATGCACAACAAATCTTTCCTCAAAACAACAATATAATATTGTCAAAAAAGCTACTGATTCAATAACAAAGAAATACTTTGATGAAAACGTAGAAAAGAAAATGGACATAAAGCAAGAACTATACAACAACATTGAAGAAACAGGGGAAATCGACTTAAATAAATTTGCTGATGATGCATTCAAAAATAATATTGAAGTAAAAAAGGAATTTATTGAAAACCTCTCAAAAAAAGGTCTTGAAGAACCAGTAGTAAAGCTTTCAGAAAAAACTATTACCCGTTCATTCGAAAAACAGAAAATCAAGACTGATAATGGAATTGAGCTGAAAATTCCTATGGAATTATATAATGATCCTGATAATGTTGAATTTGTAACTAACCCAGATGGTAAAATATCAATATTAATAAAAAATGTTAACAAAATTATTCAATAA
- a CDS encoding tRNA threonylcarbamoyladenosine dehydratase, whose amino-acid sequence MIHAFSRTEMLIGREGLEKIKNSKVAVFGVGGVGTFVIEGLARCGVGEIILIDDDDICVTNINRQLHATLDTVGQSKVDVMKKRILSINDEAVVTTYKELYNASSADRLLSDEYSYVVDAIDMVSSKLDLIERCKKRNIAIISSMGAGNKLNPAMFEVADIYETSVCPLAKVMRKELKNRGIDGLKVVYSKEKPLKPIINEDIEINNNESESTKIKRQTPGSISFVPSVVGLIIASEVIKDLLKN is encoded by the coding sequence ATGATACATGCTTTTTCAAGAACAGAAATGTTGATTGGTAGAGAAGGATTAGAAAAAATAAAAAATAGTAAGGTAGCCGTGTTTGGAGTTGGCGGTGTCGGAACATTTGTTATTGAAGGATTAGCAAGGTGCGGAGTAGGAGAAATAATATTAATAGATGATGATGATATATGTGTAACCAATATTAATAGGCAGTTACATGCAACACTTGATACTGTAGGACAATCCAAAGTTGATGTCATGAAAAAAAGAATACTGTCTATAAATGATGAAGCTGTTGTTACAACCTATAAAGAGTTATACAATGCTAGTAGTGCAGATAGATTATTGTCGGATGAGTATTCATATGTTGTGGATGCTATTGATATGGTATCTTCTAAACTTGATTTGATTGAACGTTGTAAAAAAAGAAATATAGCTATTATTAGTAGTATGGGAGCAGGTAACAAACTTAATCCTGCCATGTTTGAAGTGGCAGATATATATGAAACTTCAGTATGTCCTCTAGCTAAGGTTATGAGAAAAGAATTGAAAAATAGAGGTATAGATGGCTTGAAGGTAGTTTATTCTAAAGAAAAACCATTGAAGCCTATTATTAATGAAGATATTGAAATTAATAATAACGAATCTGAGTCAACTAAGATCAAAAGACAGACTCCTGGAAGCATTTCATTTGTTCCTTCAGTTGTTGGATTGATTATTGCATCAGAGGTAATCAAAGATTTACTTAAGAATTAG
- a CDS encoding COG1361 S-layer family protein, which yields MKKFLVYICALVICFNVVGVDISASDEGKSSGDKEVTPTTDITINNYDTDEDEIYSGKEFDLTIHFNRPSNAEGKNIFLNVQSSSFIVMNKSLPINIGTTGDKYTIPMKCTGSDGTINITFSYTDKEDDTNTITSVNTISIDLANTSSSGGGGGGTDSNPDRYNTELVVEDQKIPTITAGSNVDLSFELKNAGFYTAKNIKVEFLPTEEIDFETNSILNLVNNIPQLRKNETAKLKYSFYLNGSTPAKTYKCQIKYSYYPINAKQPVTTTQDLFIKVRKGIPDVDLKLTDIAYTPSVVKPGEKVQLSFTVNNNYGSSNVKSVDVSIKDDENAKNYFTIMNGINSCKITNLSPDKEGKKVTFDLFASSELKKGSYPVTIALKYKDSSNTEKTVEKKLYLMSEGSEDEDKGNTEVTVKNIVSPTGQINYNQSFDISFDIINTGEEKAENFYVSVNGDEEVVPMSQNINTINELEVGATKHLTYKFKPTEEATTKNHLIKIEIKGKTEEEFPTMSQYVGVYVKAKEEEKDDKNNTSKPIIIIDNFTLNPDICNAGENFDVDISFKNTHKTKTVKNIKISLAAEENQDTDKEKSGSVFTPVDTSSTFFIDEIKPQQSIGQKLTMFTIPYAASKVHNLNLDIYYEYTNEDETLTETIKDTIPVTVVQPSNFITNEFKIPEQTFVGQPFSISLEISNTGKTTLDNFTVEIEGFEATNNRAYLGNLERGNTTYYDTDLSSNEEGEITGNIIFSYTGPDGKPQSRKQEIKTTVMAMEIDNNAGMEAGNMDNFMPPEEAKKSNTKLIIIIAAVAVVAVVVVVIIVRKKIKKKKELNFDE from the coding sequence ATGAAGAAATTTTTAGTATATATTTGTGCGCTGGTGATTTGTTTTAATGTGGTGGGAGTTGATATATCAGCTAGCGATGAAGGAAAATCCAGTGGTGACAAAGAAGTAACGCCAACAACTGACATCACAATAAATAATTATGATACTGACGAAGATGAGATATACAGTGGTAAGGAATTTGATCTTACTATTCATTTTAATAGACCTAGTAATGCAGAAGGAAAAAATATATTCCTAAACGTACAATCAAGTAGTTTTATAGTAATGAATAAAAGTTTACCAATTAATATAGGTACAACAGGAGATAAATACACTATACCAATGAAATGTACTGGCTCTGATGGGACAATAAATATAACTTTTAGCTATACAGATAAAGAAGATGATACTAATACAATTACATCTGTTAATACAATTTCAATTGACTTAGCAAATACTAGTAGCAGTGGCGGAGGTGGCGGTGGAACTGACTCCAATCCAGATAGATATAATACTGAATTAGTAGTAGAAGATCAAAAAATACCAACTATTACTGCTGGTAGTAATGTAGATTTATCATTTGAATTAAAAAATGCTGGTTTTTATACAGCTAAAAATATAAAAGTAGAATTTTTACCAACAGAAGAAATTGATTTTGAGACAAACTCAATACTTAACCTAGTAAATAATATTCCACAACTAAGGAAAAATGAAACAGCTAAATTAAAATATTCTTTTTATTTAAATGGTTCTACACCTGCAAAAACTTATAAATGCCAGATAAAATATTCATATTATCCTATAAATGCAAAACAACCAGTAACAACAACTCAAGATTTATTCATAAAAGTCAGAAAAGGCATTCCTGATGTAGACCTTAAATTAACAGACATAGCCTATACTCCTTCAGTAGTTAAACCTGGAGAAAAAGTTCAACTCAGCTTTACAGTAAATAATAATTATGGTTCATCTAATGTTAAATCAGTAGATGTTTCAATAAAAGATGATGAAAATGCAAAAAATTATTTTACAATAATGAATGGTATCAACAGCTGTAAAATTACTAATTTAAGTCCTGACAAAGAAGGAAAAAAAGTTACCTTTGACCTTTTTGCATCATCAGAACTTAAAAAAGGAAGTTATCCCGTAACAATCGCTCTTAAATATAAAGACAGTTCTAATACTGAAAAGACTGTTGAAAAGAAATTATATTTAATGAGTGAAGGTAGCGAAGACGAAGATAAAGGAAATACTGAAGTGACTGTTAAGAACATCGTATCTCCAACAGGTCAAATAAATTATAATCAATCTTTTGACATATCTTTTGATATTATTAACACTGGTGAAGAAAAAGCTGAAAATTTCTATGTCTCAGTAAATGGGGATGAAGAAGTAGTACCGATGTCTCAAAACATCAATACTATCAATGAACTTGAAGTTGGAGCAACTAAACATTTAACATATAAATTCAAACCAACAGAAGAAGCAACAACAAAAAATCACCTAATCAAAATAGAAATAAAGGGTAAAACTGAAGAAGAATTTCCAACTATGAGTCAATATGTTGGTGTATATGTGAAAGCAAAAGAAGAAGAAAAAGATGATAAGAATAATACAAGCAAACCAATTATCATTATAGATAATTTCACTTTAAATCCTGATATATGTAATGCAGGCGAAAATTTCGATGTAGATATATCATTCAAAAATACTCATAAAACCAAAACAGTTAAAAATATTAAAATTTCTTTAGCTGCAGAAGAAAATCAAGATACTGATAAAGAAAAAAGTGGTAGTGTATTTACTCCTGTTGACACAAGTAGTACATTTTTCATTGATGAAATAAAACCACAACAATCAATAGGTCAAAAATTAACAATGTTCACTATACCTTATGCAGCATCAAAAGTACATAATTTGAATCTTGATATTTATTATGAATATACTAACGAAGATGAAACACTAACTGAAACTATAAAAGATACAATACCTGTAACAGTTGTTCAACCTTCTAACTTTATCACTAATGAGTTCAAAATACCTGAACAAACATTTGTAGGACAACCTTTTAGTATATCTTTAGAAATAAGTAATACTGGTAAAACTACTCTAGACAACTTTACTGTTGAAATCGAAGGTTTTGAAGCAACCAATAATAGAGCCTACTTAGGTAACCTTGAAAGAGGAAATACAACCTATTATGACACTGATTTATCTTCCAATGAGGAAGGCGAAATAACTGGTAACATAATATTCTCTTATACAGGTCCAGATGGTAAGCCACAATCACGTAAACAAGAAATCAAAACAACAGTTATGGCAATGGAGATTGATAATAATGCAGGTATGGAAGCAGGAAATATGGACAACTTCATGCCACCAGAAGAAGCAAAAAAATCCAATACCAAATTAATAATCATAATTGCTGCTGTAGCAGTTGTAGCTGTAGTTGTAGTTGTTATAATTGTAAGAAAAAAAATAAAAAAGAAGAAGGAATTGAACTTCGATGAATAG
- a CDS encoding Ger(x)C family spore germination protein — MKKSRFVLVYIITCIILVGCWDYREIEEVEIVLGLAIDSHIIPSDEVDQLSQSQYLVTYEIVDIESEEGQLKSRVLQDDGNTLFRAIRKIIEKNGKQTYLAHNQILIISQELALNGITEILDYTMRDGEYRPDVHILITDGCEAQEMFSDESTDVASMRLNDSFRNQKGIGTFESTTVWNVIDKLTKKGLEPAIPLIRLDESHDDGKLQHTIGGTAVFKGSKMVGKLTEDETLYYLFIDDEIKNQPLSMEYFFEETLGHISLEILFNETKITPIVDGDEITMKIDVNCNVAINEMSNYLDILNEQDRKDVEDYAKKTIEEGIQELITHVQKDYKSDIFGFGDLLKRKNNKEWKKVKENWDDIFPSVSVETNVDVYIERSALSSKSIEIDKY, encoded by the coding sequence ATGAAGAAATCGAGATTCGTTTTAGTATATATCATTACATGTATTATTCTTGTTGGATGTTGGGATTATAGAGAAATAGAAGAAGTAGAAATAGTATTAGGTCTAGCTATAGATTCGCATATCATTCCATCTGATGAAGTGGATCAACTCTCCCAGAGTCAATATCTTGTCACATATGAAATTGTAGATATTGAGAGTGAAGAGGGTCAATTAAAAAGTAGAGTCTTGCAAGATGATGGTAATACACTATTTAGAGCAATTAGGAAAATAATTGAAAAGAATGGTAAACAAACTTATTTAGCTCATAATCAAATACTTATTATCAGTCAAGAATTAGCATTAAACGGAATTACAGAAATATTGGATTACACTATGAGAGATGGTGAATATAGACCTGATGTTCATATTTTAATAACAGATGGTTGTGAAGCACAAGAAATGTTTTCTGATGAATCTACAGATGTTGCCAGTATGAGATTAAATGATTCATTCAGAAATCAAAAAGGAATAGGTACATTTGAATCTACTACTGTATGGAATGTCATTGATAAGTTGACTAAAAAAGGACTTGAACCTGCTATTCCACTAATTAGACTTGATGAATCCCATGATGACGGAAAATTGCAACATACAATTGGTGGAACTGCAGTCTTTAAAGGTTCTAAAATGGTAGGAAAATTAACGGAAGATGAAACATTGTATTATCTTTTTATTGATGATGAGATAAAAAATCAACCATTATCGATGGAGTATTTTTTTGAAGAAACACTTGGACATATATCTCTTGAAATATTATTTAATGAAACCAAGATTACTCCAATAGTAGATGGAGATGAAATAACAATGAAGATTGATGTTAATTGTAATGTTGCGATAAATGAAATGAGTAATTATCTAGATATTCTTAATGAACAAGATAGAAAAGATGTGGAAGACTATGCGAAGAAAACCATAGAAGAAGGTATACAAGAATTAATTACTCATGTCCAAAAAGATTATAAATCAGATATATTCGGTTTTGGTGATTTGCTAAAAAGGAAAAACAATAAAGAATGGAAAAAGGTTAAAGAAAATTGGGATGATATTTTTCCAAGTGTTTCAGTTGAAACTAATGTAGATGTTTATATAGAAAGATCAGCTTTATCATCTAAATCAATAGAAATAGATAAATACTAG
- a CDS encoding glycoside hydrolase family 18 protein, with translation MQIHVVSPGESLFRIARLYNIPVSDIIEINQLDNPANLVVGQTLLIPTTGLFYTIKPGDSLYSISKRYNVTVYIIQRANDYLDPSDLKVGTRIFIPSPEKPIVEVAAYVDLEITGEDSAAYVEEVGDSLTYINVFSYQVNEDGMLTPLDGVEPVINAAYSERVAPLMVITNIDDGGFSIDTATAILNDEEVQDKLLDEIIATMKEKGYLGVDFDFEFLGAENRQPYIDFLKKAKKRLKDEDEKYTLSVALAPKIRDDQVGILYEGHDYKAIGEIVDFIFIMTYEWGWSGGPPRAVAPINEVRRVMEYALDNIDEDKIMMGIPLYGYDWTLPYVEGGKFAKAIGFTQGPELANKYNVEIQYDEKSQSPFLTYTDEEGKQHEVWFEDARSLQAKFDLVKELGLRGFFYWVLGRETPQNWELVEDNFIVNKII, from the coding sequence ATGCAAATACATGTTGTAAGTCCTGGAGAATCCCTTTTCAGAATCGCAAGATTATATAATATACCTGTTAGTGATATTATTGAGATAAATCAGCTAGACAATCCAGCTAATCTTGTAGTAGGTCAGACATTATTAATACCCACAACGGGATTATTCTATACTATTAAACCGGGAGATAGCTTATATTCTATAAGTAAAAGGTATAATGTTACAGTATATATTATTCAAAGAGCTAATGATTATCTGGATCCATCTGATTTGAAAGTTGGTACTAGGATATTTATACCTAGTCCTGAGAAGCCTATAGTGGAAGTTGCAGCATATGTTGATCTTGAAATCACAGGTGAAGATTCGGCGGCATATGTGGAAGAGGTTGGGGATAGCCTAACATATATCAACGTATTCAGTTATCAGGTTAATGAAGATGGAATGTTGACACCTCTAGATGGTGTAGAACCAGTAATAAATGCAGCTTATAGTGAGAGAGTAGCACCACTGATGGTAATAACTAATATTGATGATGGTGGGTTCAGTATTGACACAGCGACAGCTATACTGAATGATGAAGAAGTACAAGATAAGTTATTGGATGAAATCATTGCCACTATGAAAGAAAAAGGTTATCTAGGAGTTGATTTTGATTTTGAATTCCTTGGAGCAGAAAATCGACAGCCATATATTGATTTTTTGAAGAAAGCCAAGAAAAGATTGAAAGATGAAGATGAAAAATATACTTTATCAGTTGCCTTAGCACCTAAAATTAGAGATGACCAAGTAGGTATATTGTACGAAGGGCATGACTATAAGGCTATTGGAGAAATAGTGGATTTCATATTTATTATGACCTATGAATGGGGATGGTCAGGAGGACCTCCAAGAGCGGTAGCTCCAATAAATGAAGTGAGAAGAGTTATGGAATATGCATTAGATAATATTGATGAAGACAAAATCATGATGGGTATACCTTTATATGGCTACGATTGGACACTGCCTTATGTTGAAGGAGGTAAATTTGCAAAAGCTATTGGATTTACCCAAGGACCAGAATTAGCAAATAAATATAATGTAGAGATTCAATATGATGAGAAATCACAATCACCGTTTTTAACATATACTGATGAAGAAGGAAAACAACATGAAGTATGGTTTGAAGATGCTAGAAGTCTTCAAGCTAAGTTTGATTTAGTTAAGGAATTAGGTTTAAGAGGTTTCTTCTATTGGGTGTTGGGAAGAGAAACTCCACAGAACTGGGAATTGGTAGAAGATAATTTCATAGTAAATAAAATCATATAA
- a CDS encoding ABC transporter ATP-binding protein, translated as MSDLIEIKDLRKIYRMGNERVIALDNISLNIKKGECCCILGTSGSGKSTLLNMIAGLEKPTKGQIKIKGKRIEKMNEKQVTKFRQKYVGFVFQSYNLLPNLTALENVAMPMIFGGISKKKREQEAKRMLTAVGLGERLHHRPSQMSGGQQQRVSIARAFVGSPELVFADEPTGNLDTKTTMEVMELITNIAKDNNQTLIIVTHDVETSVYANRIIHVRDGLVEKIENKEIESKQEA; from the coding sequence ATGAGTGACTTAATTGAAATTAAAGACCTAAGGAAAATATACAGAATGGGAAACGAACGTGTTATAGCCCTTGACAATATTAGCCTCAATATAAAAAAAGGTGAATGCTGTTGTATATTAGGAACTTCAGGTTCTGGAAAATCTACTCTGCTTAACATGATTGCTGGCCTTGAAAAACCCACTAAGGGACAAATTAAAATCAAAGGCAAGCGTATAGAAAAGATGAATGAAAAACAAGTAACTAAATTTCGTCAAAAATATGTTGGTTTTGTTTTTCAATCTTATAATTTATTACCTAATCTAACAGCCCTTGAAAATGTAGCTATGCCCATGATATTTGGTGGCATATCTAAGAAAAAGAGAGAACAAGAAGCAAAAAGAATGTTAACTGCTGTTGGATTAGGCGAAAGACTCCATCATAGACCTTCTCAAATGAGTGGTGGTCAACAGCAAAGAGTAAGTATCGCAAGAGCATTTGTTGGTTCTCCAGAACTTGTTTTCGCTGATGAACCTACAGGAAATCTAGATACAAAAACAACTATGGAAGTCATGGAATTAATAACAAATATTGCCAAAGATAATAATCAAACGTTAATAATTGTTACCCATGATGTAGAAACATCCGTATATGCAAACCGAATCATTCATGTAAGAGACGGACTTGTAGAAAAAATAGAAAATAAGGAAATAGAAAGTAAACAGGAGGCTTAA
- a CDS encoding DUF4397 domain-containing protein, translating to MQNKKTSYIRLLHASPKAPAVDIYANGDNILADDLSYGEFTPYLPVMPGSYTIDVYPANNSDMPILTKELDVPEKTIATIAAIGELPNLELFVVEDPQESIQPNTSKLRFIHLSPDAPAVDVVDQDGAILFKDVSYKGITDYMSLLPNTYTVQIVPTGTKQSVLFVPNIRLLPEAFYSLYAIGLVEGDPYLELLIPLDGNSYIET from the coding sequence GTGCAAAACAAAAAAACATCATACATTAGACTACTTCACGCGTCCCCAAAAGCACCAGCAGTTGATATTTATGCAAATGGAGACAATATTTTAGCAGATGATCTATCATATGGAGAATTCACACCATATCTTCCAGTTATGCCTGGAAGTTATACTATCGACGTATATCCTGCTAATAATTCAGATATGCCAATTTTAACTAAAGAATTAGATGTTCCAGAAAAAACAATAGCTACCATTGCAGCTATTGGAGAATTACCTAATCTAGAATTATTTGTAGTAGAAGACCCACAAGAATCTATACAACCAAATACCAGCAAACTAAGATTTATTCACCTTTCACCAGATGCTCCGGCAGTTGATGTTGTAGATCAAGATGGAGCAATACTATTTAAAGATGTAAGTTATAAAGGTATTACCGATTATATGAGTTTATTACCTAACACTTATACCGTTCAGATAGTACCTACTGGAACGAAACAATCAGTTCTATTCGTACCTAATATACGATTACTTCCTGAAGCTTTTTACTCATTATACGCAATTGGTCTAGTAGAAGGTGATCCATACCTTGAACTTCTAATACCATTGGATGGAAACTCTTATATCGAGACATAG
- a CDS encoding ABC transporter permease, protein MNRIDLIRMGLKNLFRRKLRTFLTTLGIIIGTISIVVMISIGLGMQISMDKQLSNMGNIDIVEIYPSNGNSDNGFYGGMSMSIYSDNTSTTKEQEKNNIKEEDLASFKQIKGVENATPIIEYDASLTCKKYETSCNIVGMNVDFMELYGIEIDGGRMLTKDDKNGYIYGSEIPYRFYNPNQRFSRWDDDYDPITGERKPPKVNPLEDRIKLNFDRRYRYNNDSDEKMGRPINVTAIGSIKKDDYWRFADNIFMDFDQLSELRDKYDKMTAYKAYDGRKPKDLGYEKVYLYVPKRSDVENVQKEIEKLGFTARSNIEMLNQTQSITNTIKMVFGGIGGIALLVAAIGITNTMVMAIYERRKEIGVMKVIGASIKDIKKLFLFESATLGLLGGLLGIIISLILSYALNNLQNAKFMSYMGIYSRGEEQFQLSIIPPWLIILALVFTSFIGLVSGYLPARKAMKLSALEAIKTE, encoded by the coding sequence ATGAATAGAATTGATTTAATACGGATGGGACTTAAGAATTTATTTCGAAGGAAACTTCGAACCTTTCTTACAACTCTTGGTATTATTATAGGTACAATTTCAATCGTGGTAATGATATCTATTGGTTTGGGTATGCAGATAAGTATGGATAAGCAGTTAAGTAATATGGGTAATATAGACATTGTCGAAATTTATCCTTCCAATGGTAATTCAGACAATGGTTTTTATGGAGGTATGTCCATGTCCATATACTCAGATAATACTAGTACAACTAAAGAACAAGAAAAAAATAATATAAAAGAAGAAGATTTAGCTTCTTTCAAACAAATTAAAGGTGTTGAAAATGCAACACCGATAATTGAATATGATGCATCCTTAACTTGTAAAAAATATGAAACTAGTTGTAATATAGTAGGTATGAATGTTGATTTTATGGAACTTTATGGTATCGAAATTGATGGAGGAAGAATGTTAACGAAAGACGATAAAAATGGCTATATATATGGTTCTGAAATACCATATCGTTTTTATAATCCTAATCAACGTTTTTCAAGATGGGATGATGATTATGACCCAATTACTGGAGAACGTAAGCCACCAAAAGTTAATCCCCTAGAAGATAGAATTAAACTTAATTTTGATAGGAGATATCGATACAACAACGACTCAGATGAAAAAATGGGAAGACCTATAAATGTAACTGCTATAGGTTCTATAAAGAAAGATGATTACTGGAGATTTGCCGATAATATTTTTATGGATTTTGATCAATTATCCGAACTAAGAGATAAATATGACAAAATGACTGCATACAAGGCATATGATGGAAGAAAACCTAAAGACCTAGGATACGAAAAGGTTTATCTTTACGTTCCAAAGAGAAGTGATGTTGAGAACGTACAGAAAGAAATTGAGAAATTAGGTTTTACTGCTAGAAGTAATATAGAAATGTTGAATCAAACACAATCAATAACCAATACAATCAAAATGGTATTTGGAGGTATTGGAGGTATTGCACTTCTAGTTGCCGCTATAGGTATAACCAATACAATGGTTATGGCTATATATGAAAGAAGAAAAGAAATCGGAGTCATGAAAGTTATTGGAGCTTCCATAAAGGACATCAAGAAACTATTTCTTTTCGAATCAGCTACTCTCGGTCTTTTAGGAGGGTTACTCGGAATAATAATAAGCCTTATTTTGTCATATGCACTTAACAATTTGCAAAATGCAAAATTTATGAGTTATATGGGTATATATTCTAGAGGAGAAGAACAGTTTCAACTATCCATAATACCACCATGGTTAATTATATTAGCTCTAGTGTTTACGTCTTTCATAGGTCTTGTATCTGGTTATCTACCAGCACGTAAGGCTATGAAATTAAGTGCTCTAGAAGCTATCAAAACAGAATGA
- the hydE gene encoding [FeFe] hydrogenase H-cluster radical SAM maturase HydE, whose product MKKLIDELKDSNNLSPDKLLLLLNNMDNENKQYLHTKADETRLHIYGDKVYMRGLIEFTNFCKNNCKYCGIRKGNRQAQRYRLSKEEIIGCCAEGYRLGYRTFVLQGGEDNFYTDERIMDIVSTIKSSFDDVAVTLSIGEKTYETYKKYFDAGADRYLLRHETNSRELYDRLHPNMSYDNRIRCLYDLKDIGYQIGAGFMVGLPGQTNEDFVKDLVFLKELQPHMVGIGPFMPQSDTPLANEKAGTADKTCILLSLIRLILPEVLLPATTALGSIDPKGREQGLKAGANVVMPNLSPIGVREKYSLYDGKICTGDEAAQCRHCIENRIKSAGYQVDMSKGDHISLQNN is encoded by the coding sequence ATGAAAAAATTAATAGACGAACTTAAGGATAGTAATAATTTATCTCCTGATAAGTTATTACTATTACTCAATAATATGGATAATGAAAATAAGCAGTACTTACATACAAAAGCCGATGAAACAAGATTACATATCTATGGTGATAAGGTTTATATGCGTGGTCTTATAGAATTTACTAATTTCTGTAAGAACAATTGCAAATATTGTGGAATTAGAAAAGGTAATAGACAGGCACAACGTTACAGATTGAGTAAAGAGGAAATAATCGGGTGTTGTGCTGAAGGTTATAGACTGGGTTATAGGACTTTCGTTCTGCAAGGTGGTGAAGATAACTTCTATACAGATGAAAGAATTATGGATATAGTATCAACAATAAAATCATCCTTTGATGATGTTGCTGTTACATTATCTATAGGGGAAAAAACTTATGAAACCTATAAAAAGTATTTTGATGCAGGTGCAGATAGATATCTTTTAAGACATGAAACTAATTCTAGAGAACTGTATGATAGATTACATCCAAACATGAGCTATGATAATAGGATAAGATGCTTATATGATCTAAAAGATATAGGATACCAAATAGGAGCAGGATTCATGGTTGGACTTCCAGGTCAAACTAATGAAGATTTTGTAAAAGATCTTGTCTTTTTAAAAGAATTACAACCCCATATGGTAGGTATAGGACCCTTTATGCCTCAATCTGATACACCATTAGCTAATGAAAAAGCAGGGACAGCTGATAAAACATGTATATTATTATCGTTAATCAGACTTATACTTCCAGAAGTATTGTTACCAGCAACTACTGCATTAGGTTCAATTGATCCCAAAGGAAGGGAACAAGGACTAAAAGCAGGGGCAAATGTCGTTATGCCTAATTTATCACCAATTGGTGTAAGAGAAAAATATTCATTATATGATGGTAAAATATGTACTGGGGATGAAGCCGCTCAGTGTAGACATTGCATTGAAAATAGGATAAAATCAGCAGGATATCAGGTTGATATGTCAAAAGGAGATCATATATCTCTTCAGAACAATTGA